Genomic DNA from Dehalogenimonas lykanthroporepellens BL-DC-9:
CAAAGCCCGAGCATCGGTCTATTCCGCGTTCGGTTTCGCCCGGCTGATTAACAGCCTGGTCGGCCGGGGTAATGTCAGATATGATGACGTCAGTCATCATTTCTATTGCTATCGTGATGGCCTGGCCATCTGTTATACCCACCGGATGGAGCTGGGCACGCCTTCGATCAGTACGCGTATAACCGGTCGTCACGATTGTATCAATTGCGTAGCCGGCGAAGACCGGTTGCCACAGACCGCCTGCTCCATTTGCTGAACTGTAATCGGTCTATTGGTTTAAAAGTCTCCGACAATGGGGGCTTTCTGTTATAATCAGCCTATGACAAAGCCGGTTATCGCTCTTTTCGATGCCTCAGCGCTGGTGCATCGCGCTTTTCACGCCTTCAAAACAGGGAATCCGCTGACGGTACGCAGAACGGGGGAGATAACCAGCGCCGTCTTCGGTTTCACCAACATTCTACTCAAGGTGCTGGCTGACCTGCGCCCAGAATACTATGCCATCGCCTTCGACCGCAAGGAAAAGACATTCCGGCACGAGTTGTCCGAAGCTTACAAGGCGCATCGACCGGAGACACCCCCGGAACTTATCGCTCAGATGAAACGGGTGCGGCAACTGGTAGACGCCTTCGGTATTCCCGTGTTCGAACTGCCCGGATATGAAGCTGACGATCTTCTGGGTGTTCTGGCCCATCGCTCTGCCGGGGCTGGTGCGGCCGTGGTCATTGTCACCGGGGACGCCGACGCCATGCAACTGGTGGACGATGACATCAAGGTGCTGTATCCGAAAGCCGGCGGAACTTTTTCCGATACCCGGTTGTACGATGCCGACGCCGTTGTTGAGAAGTTCGGTGTTCCTCCCAGGCTGGTAGCTGACTTCAAAGCCCTGGTTGGTGATGCTTCCGACAATATCAAGGGCGTACCCGGCATCGGCCGGAAAACCGCGGTCAAACTGCTCAATGAGTTCGGTGACATTGACGCCATTTATGAAAATATCGAACTGGTCAGACCGGAAAAATTACGCGAACTGTTGCGTCGGGAGGAAGCCGCCGCTAGGGAAAGTCTGAAGCTGGCGATCATCGTCACCGACCTGCCGGTAGATTTCGACCTGGAACGGTGCCATGTCGGACTTTTCGACCGCGAAAAGGTCATACCTTTGCTACAGGAACTGGAGTTCGGCTCACTGATCAATCGACTGCCGCAGAATGGCGCTCCGGTTCCGGCCGTTGTTGAGACGCGGAACCAGCTGGAATGCCGCTACCGGCTGGTGACGACCGATGAAGAAATCAAAACACTGGCTGAACGGCTGGCCGGCGCCGGCCGGTTCGCCCTGGATACCGAAACCACCGGGCTTGATGCGCTCAGCGCAGACCTGGTAGGCCTGTCACTGGCACCGGCGGCGGGTGAGGGCTACTACCTGCCGGTGGGGCATTCGGGTGTCGAAGGCCGGCAGTGGACGACTGATGAACTCAAGCGTTACCTGGGTCCGGTGCTGGCTGATGTTGGCATCGGGAAGATTGCCCACAATGCCAAGTACGACCTGCATATTCTGGCCGGGGCCGGATTACTGGTGGCCGGTCTGGATTTTGATACCATGCTGGCCGCCCACCTGTTGGGAGAATCGTCGCTGTCGCTGAAAGGTTTGGCCTTCAATCGGCTGGGTATTGAGATGACGCCGATTACCGCCCTCATCGGAGAGGGCCGGCACCAGAAGTGTATCTCGACCTGTGGTTTGAGGGAAACGGCGGATTACGCCTGCGCCGACGCTGACATGACGTTGAGACTTTATCAACTGCTGTTACCCGAATTAGAAAAGGAAAACCAGTCCCGCCTGTTCGATGAAGTGGAGATGCCGCTGGTGCCGGTC
This window encodes:
- a CDS encoding DNA polymerase I (TIGRFAM: DNA polymerase I~PFAM: DNA-directed DNA polymerase; 5'-3' exonuclease, N-terminal resolvase-like domain; 5'-3' exonuclease, SAM-fold domain; 3'-5' exonuclease~KEGG: det:DET1391 DNA-directed DNA polymerase I~SMART: 5'-3' exonuclease; Helix-hairpin-helix domain protein class 2; 3'-5' exonuclease; DNA-directed DNA polymerase), with the translated sequence MGAFCYNQPMTKPVIALFDASALVHRAFHAFKTGNPLTVRRTGEITSAVFGFTNILLKVLADLRPEYYAIAFDRKEKTFRHELSEAYKAHRPETPPELIAQMKRVRQLVDAFGIPVFELPGYEADDLLGVLAHRSAGAGAAVVIVTGDADAMQLVDDDIKVLYPKAGGTFSDTRLYDADAVVEKFGVPPRLVADFKALVGDASDNIKGVPGIGRKTAVKLLNEFGDIDAIYENIELVRPEKLRELLRREEAAARESLKLAIIVTDLPVDFDLERCHVGLFDREKVIPLLQELEFGSLINRLPQNGAPVPAVVETRNQLECRYRLVTTDEEIKTLAERLAGAGRFALDTETTGLDALSADLVGLSLAPAAGEGYYLPVGHSGVEGRQWTTDELKRYLGPVLADVGIGKIAHNAKYDLHILAGAGLLVAGLDFDTMLAAHLLGESSLSLKGLAFNRLGIEMTPITALIGEGRHQKCISTCGLRETADYACADADMTLRLYQLLLPELEKENQSRLFDEVEMPLVPVIMDMEAAGIAVDVTILSAMSARLGRQLTEIEAAIYEQANRPFNIASPRQLGEVLFEELKLPVGRKTRSGYRTDAAVLEGLKDEHEIVRLILEYRTLAKLKSTYVDILPAMVSARDGRLHTSFNQARTATGRLSSSDPNLQNIPVRGQYGREIRQAFVAPPGHFLLAADYSQIDLRALAHLSGDSALIAAFNAEEDIHTATAMSLYGLPRDEITPEMRRFAKTVNFGVIYGMSGYGLEQATEMSREESTRFIQTYFERYPGVRAYLNLTKEQARSRGYVETILGRRRYIPDINAANRQVREAAERMAINMPVQGTSADIIKVAMLEVRREMDSQGLESRLLLQVHDELIFEVPQAELMFMSELASRRMSAAVELKVPLRVDIKYGANWGEME